One window from the genome of Thermococcus siculi encodes:
- a CDS encoding N-acetylmuramoyl-L-alanine amidase: MKSKGLVVAFLILSALIWVPGAKASGTNLSGYTICVDAGHGGKDPGAVGYVVEKDVNLAIGLKVAQILEMDGANVVLTRDGDYFVTLSGRVQIANSAGCDIFISIHANSGPSSATGFEVYHYYTSSRGRTLATYVDEEIAKLVPLKNRGVKSAGYYVLKYTHMPAILIETGFVTNSYDASIINDESYQWKYAYAILHGVQRYFGVPVHDPLPTVTGIRFADHGSYFRLVLDLSQSTRYHVYYTSYSNGYHLVIQVDNAQLADLGWPVYSGWYYTYTGSNTAPIIYATQSGSTVFIVVGLNSPYRPYRDFTLSNPDRIVVDIYP, encoded by the coding sequence ATGAAATCAAAAGGACTTGTTGTAGCCTTCCTGATCTTGAGTGCCCTCATATGGGTACCCGGAGCCAAGGCCAGCGGAACTAATCTAAGCGGATACACCATCTGCGTTGATGCCGGACACGGAGGAAAAGACCCAGGAGCGGTCGGCTACGTTGTCGAGAAGGACGTCAACCTCGCCATAGGCCTCAAGGTTGCGCAGATTCTTGAGATGGACGGTGCGAACGTCGTGCTCACGAGGGACGGGGACTACTTCGTCACGCTCTCTGGAAGGGTTCAGATAGCCAACTCCGCCGGCTGTGACATCTTCATCAGCATCCACGCAAACTCCGGTCCAAGTTCCGCGACTGGCTTTGAGGTCTACCACTACTACACCTCAAGCAGGGGAAGGACCCTTGCCACCTACGTTGACGAAGAGATCGCCAAGCTAGTACCCCTGAAGAACAGAGGGGTTAAGAGTGCCGGCTATTACGTTCTCAAGTACACCCACATGCCGGCCATACTCATTGAGACCGGCTTCGTCACCAACTCATACGATGCCAGTATAATAAACGACGAATCATACCAGTGGAAGTACGCCTACGCGATCCTCCACGGCGTCCAGCGATACTTCGGCGTTCCCGTCCACGATCCACTACCAACCGTAACGGGAATCCGCTTTGCAGACCACGGAAGCTACTTCCGCCTTGTACTCGACCTGAGCCAGTCGACTAGGTACCACGTTTACTATACCTCCTACTCAAACGGCTACCACCTCGTTATCCAGGTTGACAATGCCCAGCTCGCTGACCTTGGTTGGCCAGTCTACAGCGGCTGGTACTACACGTACACCGGTTCGAACACGGCCCCAATAATCTACGCAACCCAGAGTGGGAGCACAGTATTCATCGTGGTTGGGCTGAACAGCCCGTACCGCCCATACAGAGACTTCACCCTCTCAAACCCTGACAGAATAGTCGTTGATATCTATCCCTGA
- the pxpB gene encoding 5-oxoprolinase subunit PxpB, with product MQPELKPAGDSALLISFGEVIDDYVNDRVHAIASAVEKASPDWLIEVVPAYSSLLVVYDPLKAGYGEVEEAIKGFLDAKIEAFESRLVEVPVVYGGEYGPDIEFVARRNGLTIDDVIEIHSRQVYRVYFLGFLPGFAYLGGMDERIATPRLERPRLRVPAGSVGIAGKQTGIYPLESPGGWRLIGRTPLRLFDPAREPPTLLQPGDRVRFIPIEESEFRELYEREWGVEGD from the coding sequence ATGCAGCCCGAACTAAAACCTGCCGGCGACTCCGCCCTGCTCATAAGTTTCGGTGAAGTAATAGACGATTATGTAAACGACCGTGTCCACGCGATAGCGAGTGCGGTTGAAAAGGCATCCCCAGACTGGCTCATTGAGGTTGTACCTGCCTACTCCTCCCTCCTCGTGGTTTACGATCCCCTTAAGGCAGGCTATGGGGAGGTTGAGGAGGCGATTAAAGGCTTCTTGGACGCCAAAATCGAGGCCTTTGAGAGCAGGCTCGTCGAGGTTCCGGTCGTTTACGGCGGCGAGTACGGGCCGGACATTGAGTTCGTCGCCCGGCGCAACGGCCTCACAATAGATGACGTCATCGAAATCCACTCCAGACAGGTTTACCGCGTCTACTTCCTCGGCTTCCTGCCCGGGTTTGCCTACCTAGGGGGCATGGACGAACGCATAGCTACCCCGAGGCTCGAGAGGCCCCGCCTCAGGGTGCCGGCAGGTTCAGTCGGCATAGCTGGAAAGCAGACCGGCATCTACCCCCTGGAAAGCCCCGGCGGCTGGCGGCTGATTGGGAGAACCCCGCTGAGGCTCTTTGACCCTGCCAGAGAGCCGCCGACGCTGCTCCAGCCCGGCGACAGGGTTAGGTTCATCCCAATAGAGGAGAGCGAGTTCAGGGAGCTGTACGAGCGGGAATGGGGTGTTGAAGGTGATTGA
- a CDS encoding DNA-3-methyladenine glycosylase family protein: protein MAVDIEKTTREMIRNGTWKFENGVFYQAFRNGIAGYDGENFFFPDSWSKGERKEAMEKLSFILGLDTDLDSFYAEISDSPFAFLAEEFRGLTVPAAPSTYQALVETIAQQQVSFDFAQRTIANLVALAGKPINDLYAFPGAEDVAEMDEEKLKEAKLGYRAGYIRSLTLLYLEGKLNLELWDWKVEDAIKYLTKFRGIGKWTAELFLAYGLRKNVYPAGDLGLKRGIAKIFGRSVKEVKERDVREVIEPYGKWKGLLAFYVTCYDRKTELERKGR from the coding sequence ATGGCTGTCGATATCGAAAAAACCACCCGCGAGATGATACGCAACGGTACGTGGAAGTTCGAGAACGGCGTATTCTACCAGGCGTTCAGAAACGGAATAGCAGGTTACGACGGGGAAAACTTCTTCTTTCCCGACTCGTGGTCGAAGGGAGAACGGAAAGAGGCGATGGAAAAGCTCTCCTTCATTCTGGGCCTCGACACGGATCTGGACTCCTTCTACGCGGAGATAAGCGATTCTCCATTTGCTTTTCTCGCCGAGGAGTTCCGCGGTTTGACTGTCCCCGCGGCCCCAAGCACGTACCAGGCACTCGTGGAAACCATAGCCCAGCAGCAGGTGAGCTTCGACTTCGCCCAGAGGACGATAGCGAACCTCGTTGCCCTCGCGGGGAAGCCCATAAATGACCTCTACGCCTTCCCAGGGGCGGAGGACGTAGCCGAAATGGACGAGGAAAAGCTGAAGGAGGCGAAGCTCGGCTACCGCGCCGGCTACATAAGGAGCCTCACCCTTCTGTACCTGGAAGGGAAGCTCAACCTCGAACTGTGGGACTGGAAGGTCGAGGATGCCATCAAATATCTCACAAAGTTCCGGGGGATTGGGAAGTGGACGGCGGAGCTTTTCCTCGCCTACGGACTGAGGAAGAACGTTTATCCCGCCGGAGACCTCGGGCTGAAGAGGGGGATAGCGAAGATTTTTGGGAGGAGTGTGAAAGAGGTTAAGGAGAGGGACGTGAGGGAGGTAATCGAGCCATACGGGAAGTGGAAGGGCCTGCTGGCATTTTACGTGACCTGCTACGACAGGAAGACCGAGCTGGAGAGGAAGGGGAGATGA
- a CDS encoding nucleotidyltransferase domain-containing protein, translating to MHELLSTRERVRILEEVLQKNIVGVEEVAKKLGVSKGLVSKTLQLLVKHGIAVKAGRRFRILNMPKTRELKRFLNFMMLSEKLEGLREDWMISLGIYGSFALGENMEESDIDVWVLARRDELIKSARLKRKIAELTGREVDLIVLTPSRIARLRKEDPVFYYSLVYGSMVIWGERLDRVQSLRGEKPAEKDSSIQREGIAEH from the coding sequence ATGCACGAACTCCTATCAACTAGGGAACGCGTAAGAATCCTTGAAGAAGTCCTGCAGAAAAACATTGTTGGGGTAGAGGAAGTTGCGAAGAAACTCGGGGTCAGCAAGGGACTGGTATCAAAGACCCTTCAACTTTTAGTGAAGCATGGAATCGCCGTGAAGGCTGGAAGGAGGTTTAGAATTCTCAACATGCCAAAAACACGGGAGTTAAAGCGGTTTTTGAACTTCATGATGCTCTCGGAGAAGCTTGAAGGGCTTAGAGAGGACTGGATGATAAGTCTCGGTATTTACGGGAGCTTTGCCTTAGGAGAGAACATGGAGGAGAGCGATATTGACGTTTGGGTGCTCGCGAGGAGGGATGAGCTAATCAAGTCCGCGAGGCTCAAAAGGAAGATTGCGGAGCTAACGGGCAGGGAGGTGGATCTGATAGTCTTAACGCCATCGAGGATAGCCAGACTCAGAAAGGAGGATCCGGTCTTTTACTACTCCCTCGTCTACGGCTCAATGGTTATATGGGGTGAGCGGCTTGACAGGGTTCAATCTTTGCGTGGAGAGAAACCTGCTGAGAAGGATAGCTCCATCCAGAGAGAAGGCATTGCTGAGCATTAA
- a CDS encoding HEPN domain-containing protein, which produces MERNLLRRIAPSREKALLSIKRAEEWLEEARRNMEFGSYRTSLMASYLAMFHAARAVLFRDGWREKSHYCVARYLEEFYVKSGKLEGSWVELLDRMRELRHEDQYDISYTPEPEEVEEALKVAKDFIKIIKSLVGAEL; this is translated from the coding sequence GTGGAGAGAAACCTGCTGAGAAGGATAGCTCCATCCAGAGAGAAGGCATTGCTGAGCATTAAACGGGCGGAGGAGTGGCTGGAGGAGGCCAGAAGGAATATGGAGTTTGGCTCATACAGGACTTCCCTCATGGCTTCGTACCTTGCGATGTTCCACGCCGCCAGAGCAGTGCTGTTCCGAGACGGATGGAGGGAGAAAAGCCACTACTGTGTCGCAAGGTATCTTGAAGAGTTCTACGTTAAAAGCGGGAAGCTTGAAGGGTCCTGGGTGGAACTCCTCGACAGGATGAGGGAACTCAGGCACGAAGACCAGTACGACATTTCATATACGCCCGAACCCGAGGAAGTTGAAGAGGCTTTAAAAGTCGCCAAGGATTTTATCAAGATTATAAAATCCCTCGTTGGTGCAGAACTATGA
- a CDS encoding LamB/YcsF family protein gives MKVDLNSDLGESFGRYKLGLDEEVMKYITSANVATGWHAGDPLVMRKTVKLAKENGVAVGAHPGYPDLLGFGRRYMKLSWEEARNYILYQVGALYAFVKAEGLELQHVKPHGALYNALVKEEELARAVIEGMGDFDKNLIFVTLSGSKPAQIAEEMGVKVAHEVFADRAYNPDGTLVSRSKPGAVIHDRDEIAERVLSMVKDGGVRAINGEWVELKVDSICVHGDNPKAVEIAAHIRKVLEEEGVKVVSMREIVR, from the coding sequence ATGAAGGTTGACCTAAACTCCGACCTCGGGGAGAGCTTCGGCAGGTACAAACTCGGCCTCGACGAGGAGGTCATGAAGTACATCACCTCGGCGAACGTCGCGACGGGCTGGCACGCGGGAGACCCGCTCGTGATGAGGAAGACAGTGAAGCTCGCGAAGGAGAACGGCGTCGCCGTCGGGGCACATCCCGGTTACCCAGACCTCCTCGGCTTCGGAAGGAGGTACATGAAGCTTTCTTGGGAAGAGGCGAGAAATTACATCCTCTATCAGGTGGGGGCGCTCTACGCCTTCGTTAAAGCGGAAGGTCTGGAACTCCAGCACGTCAAGCCACACGGTGCCCTCTACAACGCTTTGGTGAAGGAGGAAGAGCTCGCGAGGGCGGTCATCGAGGGGATGGGTGACTTCGATAAAAACCTCATCTTCGTAACCCTCTCGGGTTCAAAACCGGCCCAGATAGCGGAGGAGATGGGCGTTAAGGTCGCCCACGAGGTCTTTGCCGATAGGGCCTACAACCCGGACGGAACCCTCGTGTCCCGCTCGAAGCCCGGTGCGGTCATCCACGACAGGGACGAGATAGCCGAGCGCGTGCTTTCAATGGTCAAGGACGGCGGGGTCAGGGCAATAAACGGCGAGTGGGTTGAGCTGAAGGTGGACAGCATCTGCGTCCACGGCGACAACCCGAAGGCTGTGGAGATAGCGGCACACATCAGGAAAGTGCTGGAGGAGGAAGGGGTTAAGGTAGTGTCGATGAGGGAGATTGTGCGGTGA
- a CDS encoding type II toxin-antitoxin system VapC family toxin: protein MMENGKIHVIDAAIFIQGMDVEGVTTPKVVEEVRDPESRLFLEGLISAGKVRVLVPSRESIEAVKDAARRTGELGELSEADVEILALAYEVNGILLTDDYNLQNIAKTLGIEFRTLKRGIKRVIRWNYVCIGCGKKFEEMPPDGICPDCGSPVRLIPKRKRKKQKRRKKPQG from the coding sequence ATGATGGAAAACGGGAAAATCCATGTGATCGATGCCGCGATATTCATCCAGGGGATGGACGTCGAGGGGGTCACGACACCGAAGGTCGTTGAGGAGGTGAGAGACCCGGAATCGCGGCTCTTTCTTGAGGGACTCATCAGTGCGGGGAAGGTTCGTGTGCTGGTGCCGTCGCGGGAGAGCATCGAGGCCGTTAAAGACGCAGCGAGGAGAACCGGCGAGCTTGGGGAGCTGAGCGAGGCCGACGTTGAAATCCTGGCACTGGCTTACGAGGTGAATGGAATTCTCCTTACCGACGACTACAACCTCCAGAACATCGCGAAGACCCTCGGGATAGAGTTCAGGACCCTCAAACGGGGCATAAAGCGCGTTATCCGCTGGAACTACGTCTGCATCGGCTGCGGGAAGAAGTTCGAGGAGATGCCACCCGATGGCATATGCCCTGACTGCGGTAGCCCCGTGAGGCTGATACCGAAGAGGAAGCGGAAGAAGCAAAAAAGGAGAAAGAAGCCTCAGGGATAG